One genomic region from Leifsonia poae encodes:
- a CDS encoding glycoside hydrolase family 2 TIM barrel-domain containing protein, whose product MLDRYWESTAGSAGARAPRPWTTSTARLRSLNGRWRFRLSPTPAGTGPGFERDGYDDAAWDLIRVPAHWVLEDITVPWADEPRVSAPRLDGTGPLYTNTAFPFPIDPPRVPTENPTGDYRLEFELPADEVADRREGATVLRFQGVDSCAAVWLNGVELGWFTGSRLPVEFAVGHLLRAGRNVLAVRVHRWSAGSYLEDQDMWWLPGLFRDVELIERPVDAVDDFNIVADYDHTTGVGRLRVDADRPGMVEIPELGVRAATGETIAVPEVDPWSAERPRLYRGTLTAGGERIDLVVGFRTVTIDGGRLLVNGSPILFRGVNRHEHDEHRGRSLDRETMVRDIELMKRANINAVRTSHYPPHPEFLRLCDEYGLWVVEECDLETHGFIYAAWEGNPPAEPVWRDALHDRIRRMVQRDKNSPSVVVWSMANESWTGDTFRELRQWIRDADPGRPVLYERDPSYADSDFHSLMYPSLEDLERIGRREEPTPEGVEPGSTDDVRRRGLPFLLVEYAHAMGNGPGSLVDYQRILEAHERFCGGFVWEWIDHGFAARDAAGRPFTAHGGDIAFRPNGGRYCLDGVLFSDRTPSPAYFELAAAIAPVALEPDAASGTVRIVNKHDFADLSALVFGWRLDVDGLPIAEGPIDVPAVGPRSGVQIVLDDVPPVEAADGEVWLTVTAALADATDWAPRGHEVAVGQARWETVGSAPASAGPAARSEEVGDPVRPEPVFDPLTGALGSLFGVGIAGPTVDVWRAPTENDRGQGSSNTMAADGKAVGLDRFTHRTDARATVGPTTVVRGRSGPATQTLAVLWEQTWTVGDARIDLTADFAFTGRWSDTPHGHYDVTPPRLGLRLALPGGYDRVEWFGRGPGESYVDSMAAARIGRFAASIDSFQVPYPVPEENGNHVETRWLRILGPGLPTLRIAATDPEISLFDFTARRWTSEALENARHPHDLSDSGSVWLNLDVRQQGLGSSSCGPALPERYRVPSEPATLRLTFTAER is encoded by the coding sequence ATGCTCGACCGCTACTGGGAGTCGACGGCCGGCAGCGCCGGCGCGAGAGCACCGCGGCCGTGGACCACCTCGACCGCGCGCCTCCGCTCGCTCAACGGCCGGTGGCGCTTCCGGCTCTCGCCCACCCCGGCCGGCACCGGGCCCGGCTTCGAGCGGGACGGCTACGACGACGCGGCCTGGGACCTCATCCGGGTGCCCGCGCACTGGGTGCTCGAAGACATCACGGTTCCCTGGGCCGATGAGCCCCGGGTATCCGCGCCACGTCTGGACGGCACCGGCCCGCTCTACACGAACACCGCCTTCCCGTTCCCGATCGACCCGCCCCGCGTACCCACCGAGAACCCCACGGGCGACTACCGTCTCGAGTTCGAGCTGCCGGCGGACGAGGTCGCCGACCGACGCGAGGGTGCGACGGTGCTGCGCTTCCAGGGCGTCGACTCCTGCGCAGCCGTCTGGCTGAACGGGGTCGAGCTCGGCTGGTTCACCGGAAGCCGCTTGCCGGTCGAGTTCGCGGTCGGCCACCTGCTGCGAGCCGGCCGCAATGTGCTCGCCGTCCGCGTCCACCGCTGGTCGGCCGGCAGCTACCTCGAAGACCAGGACATGTGGTGGCTGCCCGGCCTCTTCCGCGATGTCGAGCTCATCGAACGGCCCGTCGACGCCGTCGACGACTTCAACATCGTCGCCGACTACGACCACACGACCGGGGTGGGCCGCCTGCGGGTCGATGCCGACCGGCCGGGCATGGTGGAGATCCCCGAGCTGGGCGTCCGCGCGGCGACCGGCGAGACGATCGCGGTGCCGGAGGTCGACCCGTGGAGCGCCGAGCGGCCGCGGCTCTACCGCGGAACGCTGACGGCCGGCGGCGAGCGCATCGACCTCGTCGTCGGGTTCCGCACCGTCACGATCGACGGCGGGAGGCTGCTCGTCAACGGGTCGCCGATCCTCTTCCGCGGTGTGAACCGGCACGAGCACGACGAGCACCGCGGGCGGTCGCTCGACCGCGAGACAATGGTGCGCGACATCGAGCTGATGAAGCGGGCGAACATCAATGCGGTGCGCACCAGCCACTACCCGCCGCACCCCGAGTTTCTCCGCCTCTGCGACGAGTACGGCCTCTGGGTCGTCGAAGAGTGCGATCTGGAGACCCACGGGTTCATCTACGCGGCATGGGAAGGCAACCCGCCGGCGGAGCCGGTCTGGCGCGACGCGCTGCACGATCGCATCCGGCGGATGGTGCAGCGCGACAAGAACTCACCGAGCGTTGTGGTCTGGTCGATGGCGAACGAGAGCTGGACGGGCGACACCTTCCGGGAGCTCCGCCAGTGGATCCGGGACGCCGACCCGGGACGGCCGGTGCTCTACGAGCGCGACCCCTCCTACGCCGACTCCGATTTCCACTCCCTGATGTACCCCTCGCTCGAGGATCTCGAGCGGATCGGCCGCCGTGAGGAGCCGACGCCCGAGGGGGTCGAACCTGGATCGACCGACGATGTGCGGCGGCGCGGGCTGCCCTTCCTGCTGGTCGAGTACGCGCACGCGATGGGGAACGGCCCGGGGTCGCTGGTGGACTATCAGCGCATCCTGGAGGCGCACGAACGGTTCTGCGGTGGCTTCGTCTGGGAGTGGATCGACCACGGGTTCGCGGCGCGGGATGCCGCAGGCCGGCCGTTCACCGCCCACGGCGGCGACATCGCCTTCCGTCCGAACGGCGGGAGGTACTGCCTCGACGGCGTGCTCTTCAGCGACCGCACCCCGTCTCCGGCCTACTTCGAGCTCGCCGCGGCGATCGCGCCGGTCGCACTCGAACCGGATGCGGCGAGCGGAACCGTGCGGATCGTCAACAAGCACGACTTCGCCGACCTCTCCGCTCTGGTGTTCGGCTGGCGTCTCGACGTCGACGGGCTCCCCATCGCCGAAGGCCCCATCGACGTGCCGGCGGTCGGCCCCCGCTCCGGCGTGCAGATCGTTCTCGACGATGTCCCCCCTGTCGAGGCGGCCGACGGTGAGGTCTGGCTCACCGTCACGGCGGCACTCGCCGACGCCACCGACTGGGCTCCGCGCGGGCATGAAGTGGCGGTCGGCCAGGCGCGCTGGGAAACCGTCGGGAGCGCACCCGCGTCCGCAGGTCCCGCAGCGCGCAGTGAGGAGGTCGGCGACCCGGTGCGTCCCGAGCCCGTCTTCGACCCGCTCACCGGCGCCCTCGGCTCCCTGTTCGGGGTCGGGATCGCCGGCCCGACCGTCGATGTCTGGCGCGCCCCGACCGAGAACGACCGCGGCCAGGGCTCAAGCAACACGATGGCCGCCGACGGCAAGGCCGTCGGACTCGACCGTTTCACGCACCGCACCGATGCCCGTGCGACCGTCGGGCCGACCACCGTCGTTCGAGGGCGCAGCGGCCCCGCGACCCAGACCCTCGCGGTTCTCTGGGAGCAGACCTGGACCGTCGGTGACGCCCGGATCGACCTCACCGCCGACTTCGCCTTCACGGGACGGTGGAGCGACACCCCGCACGGCCACTACGACGTGACACCCCCGCGGCTCGGCCTGCGCCTGGCCCTGCCCGGCGGCTACGACCGGGTCGAATGGTTCGGGCGGGGTCCGGGAGAGTCCTATGTCGACAGCATGGCCGCGGCACGGATCGGGCGCTTCGCCGCCAGCATCGACAGCTTCCAGGTGCCATACCCGGTGCCCGAGGAGAACGGCAACCACGTGGAGACGAGGTGGCTGCGCATCCTCGGACCAGGCCTTCCGACCCTGCGGATCGCGGCCACCGATCCCGAGATCTCCCTGTTCGACTTCACCGCGCGCCGGTGGACGTCGGAGGCCCTCGAGAACGCGCGCCACCCTCACGATCTGAGCGACTCCGGCAGCGTCTGGCTGAACCTGGACGTGCGCCAACAGGGGCTCGGTTCGTCGTCCTGCGGTCCGGCCCTGCCCGAGCGGTACCGGGTTCCGTCGGAACCGGCGACCCTGCGGCTGACCTTCACCGCCGAACGCTGA
- a CDS encoding aldo/keto reductase: protein MFDRLTVRPITIGTSGLGKREGADAALADAIVASPLAQIDTSNAYAGGRSEQLLGGAIARAGGLEPGLSLFTKVDQDPVTGRFDGDRVRRSVDESITRLGVDRFPVLHLHDPYTITVAEAMAPGGAVEALVRLREEGVIDAVGIAAGPRGLVEDYVRTDAFDAVLTHNRYTLVDRTAETVLTLATERGMAVFNAAPFGGGILAGSSHRGATYGYRPASPELLAYIDRLGEVCSHWQVPVPAVALQFSLAEPRIHSTVVGVSTTERLTGLAELAATTVPAGLWDALSGLGTPPASPTD, encoded by the coding sequence GTGTTCGACCGCCTCACGGTGCGACCCATCACGATCGGGACGAGCGGCCTCGGCAAGCGCGAGGGTGCGGATGCAGCTCTCGCCGACGCCATCGTCGCCTCGCCGCTCGCCCAGATCGACACCTCGAACGCCTACGCCGGCGGGCGGAGCGAGCAACTCCTCGGCGGGGCGATCGCGCGCGCCGGTGGTCTCGAGCCCGGGCTGTCGCTGTTCACCAAGGTCGATCAGGACCCCGTCACGGGACGGTTCGACGGCGACCGAGTGCGTCGGTCGGTCGACGAATCGATCACCCGGCTGGGGGTCGATCGCTTTCCGGTGCTCCACCTGCACGACCCATACACGATCACCGTGGCCGAGGCCATGGCCCCCGGCGGCGCGGTCGAAGCACTGGTCCGGCTGCGCGAGGAGGGCGTCATCGACGCCGTCGGAATCGCAGCGGGCCCGCGCGGTCTCGTCGAGGACTATGTGCGCACGGATGCGTTCGACGCCGTCCTCACCCACAACCGGTACACCCTTGTCGACCGCACGGCCGAGACCGTCCTGACCCTGGCCACCGAACGCGGCATGGCGGTCTTCAACGCGGCACCGTTCGGCGGCGGCATCCTTGCCGGGTCGTCGCACCGGGGCGCCACCTACGGCTACCGCCCGGCGTCACCGGAGCTCCTCGCGTACATCGACCGGCTCGGAGAAGTCTGCTCCCACTGGCAGGTGCCGGTTCCTGCGGTGGCGCTGCAGTTCTCGCTGGCCGAGCCCCGCATCCACTCGACCGTCGTCGGGGTCTCGACGACCGAGCGCCTGACCGGTCTCGCCGAGCTCGCCGCGACCACCGTTCCCGCCGGCCTCTGGGATGCGCTCAGCGGCCTGGGCACGCCGCCGGCCTCACCGACCGACTGA
- a CDS encoding carbohydrate ABC transporter permease, with protein sequence MLNSVLVTVPALALMIALGVAAAFALEVMVFRGRGAILLAFVAGIMIPGQMILVPLFTVYFRTGLTNSLWPLIITYTVMGLPLTVFLLTAYFRAIPREIFEAATIDGAGMLKSFWLIGVPMMRNAIVTIALVEFFSVWNDLLIALTFTTNDSLQTVQVGLLNFSDQYGSTQYGPLFAAISINVLGIGVLYLFLNKQIMAGLAAGSVKG encoded by the coding sequence ATGCTCAACAGCGTGCTCGTGACGGTTCCGGCGCTCGCCCTGATGATCGCACTCGGCGTCGCCGCGGCGTTCGCCCTCGAGGTGATGGTGTTCCGCGGGCGCGGTGCGATCCTTCTCGCCTTCGTCGCCGGCATCATGATCCCGGGCCAGATGATCCTCGTTCCGCTGTTCACCGTGTACTTCCGCACCGGCCTCACCAACTCGCTCTGGCCGCTCATCATCACGTACACGGTCATGGGCCTCCCCCTCACGGTGTTCCTCCTGACGGCGTACTTCCGCGCCATCCCGCGCGAGATCTTCGAGGCCGCGACGATCGACGGCGCCGGGATGCTGAAGAGCTTCTGGCTGATCGGCGTTCCCATGATGCGCAACGCCATCGTGACGATCGCCCTCGTCGAGTTCTTCAGCGTCTGGAACGACCTGCTGATCGCCCTGACGTTCACGACGAACGACTCGTTGCAAACGGTGCAGGTCGGCCTCCTGAACTTCAGCGACCAATACGGGTCGACGCAGTACGGTCCGCTCTTCGCCGCCATCAGCATCAATGTGCTGGGGATCGGTGTGCTGTACCTCTTCCTGAACAAGCAGATCATGGCCGGTCTCGCGGCCGGCTCGGTGAAGGGGTGA
- a CDS encoding carbohydrate ABC transporter permease has protein sequence MNSVLGDKKAILILLGPALLVYTLIKLVPVAWSLGLTFFTGNPLSGFTFAGVSNFVRFFHDPQALNALWFTVQYAVVVTVGQILLGYLLALLYVFVLRKASTFVRTVVFFPTVLPTVAVALLFKSLFATGTQEGPVNAALQAFGMPSVDWFSTGTGTFIVAIIMELWRSMGFFAVLLYAGLLDIPEETLESARLEGATGWKLVRHIVVPLSLPVLLSSVIFSINNTLKVFDTVLALNNGGPGSSTTPLTLYMYRTVFQFSDYGYGSTIALVLTIMCFLVTLFIFRSARRDNTRV, from the coding sequence GTGAACAGCGTCCTCGGTGACAAGAAGGCGATCCTCATCCTGTTGGGGCCGGCCCTGCTCGTCTACACGCTCATCAAGCTCGTCCCGGTGGCGTGGTCGCTCGGCCTGACCTTCTTCACCGGTAACCCGCTCAGCGGGTTCACCTTCGCGGGCGTGAGCAACTTCGTCCGCTTCTTCCACGATCCGCAGGCATTGAACGCCCTGTGGTTCACGGTGCAATACGCCGTCGTCGTCACGGTCGGCCAGATCCTTCTCGGTTACCTGCTCGCCCTGCTCTACGTTTTCGTGCTGCGCAAAGCATCCACGTTCGTCCGCACCGTCGTGTTCTTCCCGACCGTGCTGCCGACGGTGGCCGTCGCGCTGCTGTTCAAAAGCCTGTTCGCGACCGGAACCCAGGAAGGACCGGTGAACGCGGCGCTGCAGGCGTTCGGGATGCCGTCGGTCGACTGGTTCTCAACCGGAACCGGCACCTTCATCGTCGCCATCATCATGGAACTCTGGCGCTCGATGGGATTCTTCGCCGTACTGCTCTACGCGGGCCTCCTCGACATCCCTGAGGAGACCCTGGAGTCGGCCCGCCTCGAAGGGGCGACCGGCTGGAAACTCGTGCGCCACATCGTCGTGCCGCTGTCGTTGCCGGTGCTGCTCTCGTCGGTGATCTTCAGCATCAACAACACGCTCAAAGTGTTCGACACCGTGCTCGCCCTCAACAACGGCGGCCCGGGAAGCTCGACGACGCCGCTGACCCTGTACATGTATCGAACGGTCTTCCAGTTCTCCGACTACGGGTACGGCAGCACGATCGCCCTGGTGCTGACGATCATGTGCTTCCTCGTCACCCTGTTCATCTTCCGCTCCGCACGCCGCGACAACACGAGGGTCTGA
- a CDS encoding ABC transporter substrate-binding protein: MSITPRRRRITTGLAIGTAAALALVGCAASTPGGDASGGTDKATEFSLLTPAENAIIRTQLTSLSKDQCTAENKALPLKTSTVAQADVVQKITLLASQNALPVQFVAGTAQVKPDGDLGKNTMVLDYEATLKKLGVWDDILPAAASTIKDVYGGMVSLPYQYNIEGIWYNKEIFKKNGLEAPTTWDDLVADSKTLKSAGVIPMTEAGSQGWPITRLLGNYIFRSLGVDAMKNVQDGKAKLTDPGYVKAAQEIADFGTAGLFGAGITSRDTDTANAQFLNGQAAMTYNGSWFLANLNDPAQNKIGVDQVGFIPFPDVTGGTGSSKDWPANAGAATATSTALYGPKVGDWLSCIAKNYGSAALSDQGVISGFKVNKEVKDVPPLTSTVQGIVNDASSTVLWFEARMDAKTTSDAQTNVANLITGSMSAKDYMALLQSDLDAAAG; this comes from the coding sequence GTGTCGATCACGCCACGGCGGCGCCGGATCACAACCGGGCTCGCCATCGGAACAGCAGCAGCACTCGCCCTCGTGGGCTGTGCAGCATCCACCCCAGGCGGCGACGCTTCGGGTGGCACGGACAAGGCCACGGAGTTCAGTCTCCTCACCCCGGCCGAGAACGCCATCATCAGAACCCAGTTGACCAGCCTGTCGAAGGACCAGTGCACGGCCGAGAACAAAGCACTCCCCCTGAAGACCAGCACGGTCGCCCAGGCTGATGTGGTGCAGAAGATCACCCTGCTCGCCAGCCAGAACGCCCTTCCGGTGCAATTCGTCGCCGGAACCGCTCAGGTGAAGCCGGACGGCGACCTCGGCAAGAACACGATGGTGCTCGACTACGAAGCGACCCTCAAGAAGCTCGGCGTCTGGGACGACATCCTCCCCGCCGCCGCCTCGACGATCAAGGACGTCTACGGCGGCATGGTCTCGCTGCCGTACCAGTACAACATCGAGGGCATCTGGTACAACAAGGAGATCTTCAAGAAGAACGGCCTCGAAGCGCCCACGACGTGGGACGACCTGGTCGCCGACTCGAAGACGCTCAAGTCGGCCGGTGTCATCCCGATGACCGAGGCGGGCAGCCAGGGCTGGCCGATCACGCGCCTGCTCGGCAACTACATCTTCCGCTCGCTCGGCGTCGACGCGATGAAGAATGTGCAGGACGGCAAGGCCAAGCTCACCGATCCCGGGTACGTGAAGGCCGCCCAGGAGATCGCCGATTTCGGAACCGCCGGGCTCTTCGGCGCCGGCATCACCTCGCGCGACACCGACACCGCCAACGCCCAATTCCTGAACGGTCAGGCGGCCATGACCTACAACGGATCCTGGTTCCTCGCGAACCTCAACGATCCGGCGCAGAACAAGATCGGCGTCGACCAGGTCGGCTTCATCCCCTTCCCCGATGTGACCGGCGGCACGGGGTCGAGCAAGGACTGGCCGGCGAACGCCGGCGCGGCGACAGCCACCTCGACGGCTCTGTACGGCCCGAAGGTCGGCGACTGGCTCTCCTGCATCGCGAAGAACTACGGCAGTGCCGCGCTCTCCGACCAGGGCGTCATCTCCGGCTTCAAAGTGAACAAAGAGGTCAAGGACGTTCCGCCGCTCACCTCCACGGTGCAGGGAATCGTGAACGATGCTTCGTCGACGGTGCTCTGGTTCGAGGCGCGGATGGACGCGAAGACGACATCCGACGCCCAGACCAACGTCGCGAACCTGATCACCGGATCGATGTCGGCCAAGGACTACATGGCCCTGCTGCAGTCCGACCTGGACGCGGCCGCCGGCTGA
- a CDS encoding SDR family NAD(P)-dependent oxidoreductase has protein sequence MRLQGKRAIVTGAAGALGTVIAQTLAREGADVAGIDLNAEGLERTADLVRAEGRRALSAAADLSDFDAVGTAVASITDEWGGVDILLNGAGGGAVSWFHEMTTETWQTQLDRNLTSVFNVTRAVLPSMLEQRSGRIISIASIAAVSGGRLVRGATAYAAAKAGVIGLTKALAIEVAEQGITVNALAPGAQATPGRDNDTPERREALLAQIPTRLLGDPAHLAQIVVFLAAPESENITGLVLPVDGGHSI, from the coding sequence ATGAGACTGCAGGGAAAGCGCGCCATCGTCACCGGAGCGGCCGGTGCACTCGGAACGGTGATCGCCCAGACGCTCGCCCGCGAAGGCGCGGACGTGGCCGGTATCGACCTCAATGCCGAGGGCCTCGAGCGCACGGCCGACCTGGTGCGCGCCGAAGGGCGCCGCGCTCTCTCGGCCGCCGCCGACCTCTCGGACTTCGACGCGGTCGGGACGGCCGTCGCCTCCATCACCGACGAGTGGGGAGGCGTCGACATCCTCCTCAACGGCGCCGGCGGCGGCGCGGTCAGCTGGTTCCACGAGATGACCACCGAGACCTGGCAGACCCAGCTCGACCGCAACCTCACCTCCGTGTTCAACGTCACCCGGGCCGTGCTCCCCTCGATGCTGGAACAGCGCTCGGGCCGCATCATCTCGATCGCCTCGATCGCCGCCGTCTCCGGCGGCCGGCTCGTGCGAGGAGCAACAGCGTACGCGGCGGCGAAGGCCGGTGTGATCGGTCTCACCAAGGCGCTCGCCATCGAGGTGGCGGAGCAGGGCATCACCGTGAACGCCCTCGCCCCGGGAGCACAGGCCACCCCCGGCCGCGACAACGACACCCCTGAACGACGCGAGGCCCTGCTGGCGCAGATCCCCACCCGCCTGCTCGGAGATCCGGCGCATCTGGCCCAGATCGTCGTCTTCCTCGCCGCGCCGGAATCCGAGAACATCACAGGACTGGTGCTGCCGGTCGACGGCGGACACTCCATCTGA
- a CDS encoding carboxymuconolactone decarboxylase family protein, with amino-acid sequence MTERLETGKRWFNNVYGEGKADGLIEMQTGLAQDLARFGIEFNFGDIYSRPGLTLAQRELLSLASLVTIGGLEPQLQGHTRGAINVGCTPTEILETVIHTVQYSGFPKALNAIRVVTDQLLALGLEVPPALGPDGRG; translated from the coding sequence ATGACGGAACGCCTCGAGACCGGCAAACGCTGGTTCAACAATGTCTACGGGGAGGGAAAGGCCGATGGGCTCATCGAGATGCAGACCGGGCTCGCTCAGGATCTCGCCCGCTTCGGCATCGAGTTCAACTTCGGTGACATCTACTCGCGGCCCGGCCTCACTCTCGCCCAGCGGGAGCTGCTGTCGCTCGCATCCCTCGTGACGATCGGCGGACTCGAACCGCAGCTGCAGGGTCACACCCGCGGGGCGATCAATGTGGGATGCACACCCACCGAGATCCTCGAGACCGTCATCCACACGGTGCAGTACAGCGGCTTTCCGAAGGCGCTCAACGCGATCCGGGTCGTCACCGATCAGCTGCTCGCCCTCGGGCTCGAGGTGCCGCCTGCGCTCGGACCGGACGGACGCGGCTGA
- a CDS encoding SMP-30/gluconolactonase/LRE family protein translates to MNPSTIHDPHGVLATDATLEHLASGSTWAEGPCWIAATGRLRWSDVVGDRILEFDPETGETGVYADGVEFVNGRTLDRAGDVVQCSHGRRRVERDAGGHVEMIVDRFKGHRFNSPNDVVVDSAGVIWFTDPPYGIHESGREGHPGEPEYGGCSVFRYDESTGDLRAVVTDMVHPNGLAFSPDEKTLYVADTGYLWNDDAPGWIRAYEVADGACSAPRVFAEVRPGAADGFRVDAAGRVWSSSRDSVQVFLPSGERIAVIPVPETVSNVCFGGPDGRDLYITATTSLYRIRTTTGPAVPGVQPRPSGPSAGGTSSPRASS, encoded by the coding sequence ATGAACCCGTCCACGATCCACGACCCGCACGGCGTGCTCGCCACCGATGCGACCCTCGAACACCTTGCGAGCGGAAGCACCTGGGCTGAAGGCCCGTGCTGGATCGCGGCCACCGGCCGGCTGCGCTGGAGCGATGTGGTCGGCGACCGCATCCTCGAGTTCGATCCCGAGACCGGCGAGACCGGTGTCTACGCCGACGGCGTCGAGTTCGTCAACGGACGCACCCTCGACCGTGCCGGCGATGTCGTGCAGTGTTCGCACGGCCGCCGCCGGGTCGAACGGGATGCGGGCGGGCACGTCGAGATGATCGTCGACCGCTTCAAGGGGCACCGGTTCAATTCGCCGAACGACGTCGTCGTCGACTCCGCCGGCGTGATCTGGTTCACCGACCCGCCGTACGGAATCCACGAGAGCGGCCGCGAAGGGCACCCGGGCGAGCCCGAATACGGCGGCTGTTCGGTCTTCCGCTACGACGAGTCGACGGGCGACCTCCGCGCCGTCGTCACCGACATGGTGCACCCGAACGGACTCGCCTTCTCGCCGGACGAGAAGACGCTCTACGTGGCCGACACCGGCTACCTGTGGAACGACGACGCCCCCGGCTGGATCCGAGCCTACGAGGTGGCCGATGGCGCCTGCAGCGCGCCGCGGGTGTTCGCCGAAGTGCGCCCTGGCGCCGCCGACGGATTCCGCGTCGACGCGGCCGGCCGGGTCTGGTCGTCGAGCCGGGACTCGGTGCAGGTGTTCCTGCCGAGCGGAGAACGGATCGCGGTGATCCCGGTTCCCGAGACGGTGTCGAACGTATGCTTCGGCGGCCCGGACGGACGCGACCTCTACATCACGGCGACGACGAGTCTCTACCGCATCCGCACCACGACGGGGCCGGCCGTGCCCGGTGTTCAGCCGCGTCCGTCCGGTCCGAGCGCAGGCGGCACCTCGAGCCCGAGGGCGAGCAGCTGA
- a CDS encoding LacI family DNA-binding transcriptional regulator, whose translation MARVGMREVAVLAGVSHGTVSHYLNHPDRVSAEKVERIQRAIQTLGFVPNNAGRQLRLGSSTAIAYIAPDVSNPYFATIAEGVEQRAAKSGLSVFIANSNRSRAREDAYLELFERHQVRGMLVASHEGVEDRLAAVRQRGTPSVLVGQAAASPDQPSVSVDDVAGGFLAAQHLIGLGRRRLAFIGGPLGIRQLGDRLDGASAAIRESGSATLEVINLTERTIAGGHAVAKALLERPAALRPDGVFAANDLIALGLLQDLVLAGVRVPDDVALIGYDDIEFAASSIIPLSSIRSPHEAFGIAAVELLLAEIAGESAERHQIFPPELVARSSTVGGGRR comes from the coding sequence GTGGCGAGAGTCGGAATGCGGGAGGTCGCGGTGCTCGCCGGGGTCTCCCACGGAACGGTGTCCCACTACCTGAACCACCCCGACCGGGTGTCGGCAGAGAAGGTGGAGCGCATCCAGCGTGCCATCCAGACGCTCGGCTTCGTGCCGAACAACGCCGGCCGTCAGCTGCGGCTGGGCAGCAGCACGGCGATCGCCTACATCGCCCCTGATGTCAGCAATCCCTATTTCGCGACGATCGCCGAAGGCGTGGAGCAACGAGCAGCAAAGAGCGGCCTCTCGGTGTTCATCGCGAACTCGAACCGCAGCCGCGCCCGGGAAGACGCCTATCTCGAACTCTTCGAGCGCCACCAGGTGCGCGGGATGCTCGTCGCCTCCCATGAGGGCGTGGAAGACAGGCTCGCGGCTGTCCGCCAGCGCGGAACACCCAGCGTTCTCGTTGGCCAAGCGGCGGCCTCGCCGGATCAGCCGTCGGTGTCGGTCGACGACGTCGCGGGCGGGTTCCTCGCCGCACAGCACCTGATCGGCCTGGGGCGCCGACGGCTCGCGTTCATCGGCGGTCCGCTCGGCATCCGCCAGCTCGGCGACCGTCTCGACGGGGCGAGCGCCGCGATCCGCGAGTCCGGATCGGCGACGCTCGAGGTCATCAACCTCACCGAACGCACCATCGCCGGTGGTCATGCGGTGGCGAAAGCCCTGCTGGAGCGCCCCGCCGCGCTCCGGCCGGACGGTGTCTTCGCCGCGAACGACCTGATCGCCCTCGGCCTGCTGCAAGATCTGGTGCTGGCGGGTGTGCGCGTTCCCGACGATGTGGCACTCATCGGGTATGACGACATCGAGTTCGCGGCGTCGTCGATCATTCCCCTCAGCTCGATCCGGTCGCCTCACGAGGCCTTCGGCATCGCGGCGGTCGAACTGCTCCTGGCGGAGATCGCCGGTGAAAGCGCGGAGCGGCACCAGATCTTCCCGCCCGAGCTCGTGGCACGGTCGAGCACGGTCGGCGGCGGACGGCGCTGA
- a CDS encoding FadR/GntR family transcriptional regulator: MPAFPDQPTDTITAALGSVPTGTAVSAVAKRLLELFTSGAIPRGARLPPERQLAQSLGIGRSAVREALAALEILGIIDVRPGSGTYLRGSASELLPETLSWGLMLGEPRTDELIALRGRLEIFAAELAATQIGDDALTRLDRHLTAMHNSLGNHVRFIEADLKFHLEIAASAGNQVLSDLLRSIRSLLRIWVERGLSSDDEAQAALAEHAEVLAALRARDPRAAAAAMTRHMDTAGARLRLTITPTAD; the protein is encoded by the coding sequence GTGCCAGCGTTCCCCGATCAGCCCACCGACACCATCACCGCGGCGCTCGGCAGCGTTCCCACGGGAACGGCGGTCTCGGCCGTCGCGAAGCGCCTGCTCGAGCTCTTCACCAGCGGCGCCATCCCCCGCGGCGCCCGTCTGCCCCCCGAACGACAGCTCGCACAGTCGCTGGGGATCGGGCGCTCAGCGGTGCGCGAGGCTCTCGCCGCCCTCGAAATCCTCGGGATCATCGACGTTCGACCGGGCAGCGGAACCTATCTGCGCGGCTCCGCCTCCGAGTTGCTCCCCGAGACGCTCAGCTGGGGGCTCATGCTCGGCGAGCCACGCACGGATGAGCTGATCGCCCTGCGCGGGCGGCTCGAGATCTTCGCGGCCGAGCTCGCCGCGACCCAGATCGGCGACGACGCTCTCACGCGCCTCGACCGCCACCTGACCGCAATGCACAACTCCCTCGGCAACCATGTGCGGTTCATCGAGGCCGACCTCAAGTTCCACCTGGAGATCGCCGCGAGCGCCGGCAACCAGGTGCTCTCGGATCTGCTGCGGAGCATCCGCTCGCTGCTGCGCATCTGGGTTGAGCGCGGCCTCAGCTCCGACGACGAGGCGCAGGCGGCCCTCGCCGAGCATGCGGAGGTGCTCGCCGCCCTGCGCGCGCGCGACCCGCGGGCGGCGGCGGCGGCGATGACACGCCACATGGACACGGCCGGCGCGCGGCTGCGGCTCACCATCACGCCGACCGCCGACTGA